A single genomic interval of Zingiber officinale cultivar Zhangliang chromosome 4A, Zo_v1.1, whole genome shotgun sequence harbors:
- the LOC121973226 gene encoding cytokinin riboside 5'-monophosphate phosphoribohydrolase LOG1-like, producing the protein MESEAESAVMAKRSPSTSRFRRVCVFCGSSPGKKDSYRLAAIQLGHELVQRNIDLVYGGGSVGLMGLVSQAVHDGGRHVLGVIPRTLMPREITGETVGEVRAVSGMHQRKAEMARQADAFIALPGGYGTLEELLEVITWAQLGIHDKPVGLLNVDGYYNSLLCFIDKAVDEGFIAPAARHIIISAQTAHELLSNLEDYVPMHDGVALKLSWEMEQLGHSTMLDIAR; encoded by the exons ATGGAAAGTGAAGCAGAGAGTGCTGTCATGGCGAAGAGATCACCATCCACTTCCAGGTTCAGGAGGGTGTGTGTCTTCTGCGGAAGTAGCCCCGGCAAGAAAGATAGTTATCGTCTCGCTGCTATCCAACTCGGCCATGAACTG GTTCAAAGGAACATAGATTTGGTGTATGGAGGGGGGAGTGTCGGCCTCATGGGCCTTGTCTCTCAAGCAGTTCACGACGGCGGTCGCCATGTTTTAGG AGTCATTCCGAGAACTCTGATGCCGAGAGAG ATAACAGGGGAGACAGTGGGCGAAGTGAGAGCAGTCTCAGGGATGCACCAGAGGAAGGCGGAGATGGCCCGCCAAGCCGACGCCTTTATAGCATTGCCTG GTGGTTACGGGACGCTAGAAGAACTCCTTGAGGTCATCACCTGGGCTCAGCTCGGGATCCATGACAAGCCA GTGGGTTTGCTCAACGTGGACGGCTACTACAACTCCTTGCTTTGCTTCATCGACAAGGCGGTGGACGAGGGGTTCATCGCACCGGCGGCGAGGCACATCATTATCTCAGCGCAGACTGCTCATGAACTCTTGTCCAACCTCGAG GATTACGTGCCGATGCATGATGGAGTTGCACTGAAACTAAGTTGGGAGATGGAGCAGTTAGGGCACTCGACCATGTTGGACATTGCTCGTTGA